The window TGGTTCCGAACGAAGTATTACTGTCTCGCTGAAGTCCCTTCGCAACCCTCCCCTGAGCATCAAGCTTACCTCTCAACCCCTCGATACCTCGATCCTggacatcaagaacaacattcAGAAGCAGACAAGGATACCCGCCGCTAAGACGAAGCTGTTGCACAACAAGAAGCCTATACCCGACAGTAAGATTCTCAAGGAAATTTTGGGCGAGACGGATATGTCTATCGAGTTCACAGTCATGGTCATTGGCGGGGCTGCTGCTATCCCACCGGAGGAGCCTGAGGCCACCCCTGAGGCCCAGCCTACGGGTGCACATGCGCTGCAGACAGATGAATTCTGGAGCGACCTCAAGGGATTCTTGATGCAGAGATTaaaggatgaggctgaggcGGAGCGCCTTTCAGGTCTTTTCAAATCCAGTTGGCAGTCAAACCAGGCAAATCCCTAGATTTAGAAGCAAGCACAGCATTACAAAGACACAACGTCAAACAAATAATAAAATGCCCATGATTGCCATATACCAGCATGCGGTTTTATTTTCCGGGGTTACGTACGATACATGGTCAGGGCTGGCAATTATGCGAATTTACGTTTCGCCTCCTGAAGCAAACTCGTTGGTTACGTCCCcaaaagaaacgaaaacCCCATGGTCTCCCCGCGCCTGTTTCCATCCGCACACTATGCACTCCTACTCATTTGATTGCTTGCTTATTTTGGCGTCTCAACTCTTGAAACGGCCATAGGTATGTTCAAACTCCATCACCACCCGCTTCTATAAGGGAGCGCGGGGCGGCGATTAGGCGATTTCATGACGACGCGCTTAAGCGGCAAGACCCTTGCTGACGGTCTTGAGGATGGAGTCGTATTCGATGTCATCAGTGTCATTGGCCTGCAACTCGGTGGCAATGCCGGTGAGCGATCGCTTAAGGGCCTCCTTGGAGGAAGCGTAGatcatcttgggctttgtgGGGAGTTAGTTGATTTGTACTTGTGAGTTGGCCAAATAGTATGCATCCACGTACCTGGATACCAGCATCATCAGGAGACCAGGCGATGAAGGTGATCTTGTTTCTGCCCAGTTGTCAGTATTTTTTGCTTATAGAACAGGGCCACTCGCAAGCCAGAGCAAGGTTGCATACCGGATACCATCGCCGGAGGCCAGGTTGTACTCGAAGTCGTAAACGGCGTAACGGGGACCCTTGCCAACAGCGCCCTACAGCAAAAAGTGTCAGAATCGGCGATTCGGCCTTCTcgtttctctctctctctctcattTGTTAAATTGGCATGCGTACAGTTCGGCTCTTGGCGGTAGCGTTGACGAGCGTCTCACGGAAGTCCTCCCAATCTCGGCTCTCAGAGGCCTTGTCGATAACGATCTCCTTGTAATCGTCAGAGAGCTTGTAGACGATGAACTTGTACTTCTTGTTAAGCTTCAAGTCGTTGAAAGCAGTAATGCAGTCCTGGGAAACGGTGGCTCTATTTTGGAAAAACAAAGCTCGAGGTTAGCGCGGTTGTCTCAGAATTTGGTGccaggctgctgctgcgtGTTGCCCCGCGGCGGGCGTCATAATCATGATCgagggggagggggagaTGAGCAGCGAAGCGAGGTTTGACGGCGGGGGAGAAATGAATTTCTGCGGACGGGCGCGGATGAAATAATTGAGGAGAGGAGCGAGAGTACGAACCCGGATTGAGACTGTGAGGTTCTGTTAGATTCAGGgtcttttttggtggttttggAGAGAAGCTTACCATGATTGCGGTCTACGTCAGGAGACGGGATGTTTAGGATGAGGGGTGGTCGGGCTGGTGGGAGCTTAAAATTAGCTATCAAGAGCAACAGGGAGTCgagaaaagaggaaataTTGGGTGTTATGTATGGTGTTGGAGATATCAAAAGGGCATTTACGTACCGAAGGTAGAGTGTGGATGAAGAAAGGAACAAACAGTCTCACGATGCGAAAGGACAAAGTCGTTTAGAAATGGGCGCTCGAGAGTAAGAGAGTGAGAAGTGGGTTGTATCTTAGTTTAGGCGGTAGAGGGAGAGAATTGTCTGTCCCATAGAAAGGCGGGGCCGTTGCGGGAGAAACTTGAGTCGAGCGAGTCTGGTTGTTcgtctcctctcctcctcctcctcctcttgctccTCTCTTGCTCCTCCCACCTCGTTTCTTGGTGGGGGTTGCCTGTAAGATAGATCATCCACGTGACTGGCCAAGCGTGTCAAGTCTGTAGGTATCTTTGTCTGGTTTTGTTACTAGAcaggaagatgttgataatataatatttatcTAGGCAATATTTACTGTCTGTTCCTCATGTTTGGTATCCGAGTCTCAACCTAAATTGTTGtttgaaacaaacacaacccTGGCTCGTAACTCGTCATCCTGTTCATGCAATCAAATCAACCCCTGCTCTGTATCTCGGTGTCTCGGAACCTGTTTTCAGCCCACATTGGGTACCTCAAAGTAAACATTTGGTTCTTGAAATAGATTACAGATAAACGATGCCCAATCCCATATGGATACCAGACGACGGTAGCAGGTAAGTAAGTATACTAGACAGATAGACAGTAACGTGGAGTAGTGCAAGTATATCTAATGTTTTACATTTTCCTCTCTTTTGTATCTCATATCTTTTCATGCTAGTGCTACAATCAATACTATTATACATGGCTCTCAAAGTGTAGCCAGAAATTCCGTAAAGGGTATGAAGACGAATGCTGTGGTCCGACAACTGATAGAGAGGAGATGAGTTTGAAAGACCACCACACCCGTCCCGTCATAACACGCAAACCATTGTGCGCCGTTCATCCATCCAGCTTTTGATTTTTGTTATACAACACAACGTAAAGTCATATCATTCCGTCTCTTACATCATACCTCCCATACCACCCATGCCGCCCATGCCTCCCATGCCGCCCATAGGAGGACCACCGGCACCCTTCTCCTCAGGGGCGTCGACGATAGCGACCTCGGTGGTACCGAGAAGAGAGGCGACACCACTGGCGTCAATGAGACCAGTTCGGACGACCTTGAAGGGGTCGAGGATACCAGCGTTGATCATGTCAACGTACTCGCCCTTGGCGCTGTCGAAACCCTTGTTGAAGTCAGCGGCGTGCTCGTCGGTGAGCTTGCCGACAACGACGGAGCTCTCAAGACCGGCGTTCTCGATAATGGTTCGGGCGGGGCGGGTGATGGcgttcttgacgatgctgaCACCAAGCTGCTGGTCAAAGTTGGCAGTGGGGACCTCGTTGAGGGCCTGGGCAGAGGCCTTGATGAGGGCAGTGCCACCACCGGGCAGGATaccctcctcaacagcgGCGCGGGTGGCGTTCAGAGCATCAACGAATcgatccttcttctcaccgACCTCAACCTCGGACGAGCCACCAACCTTGATGACAGCAACACCGCCAGAGAGCTTGGCAAGACGTTCCTggagcttctccttctcgtaCTCGGAGGTAGTGGGGTCGGCAATGACACCACGGATCTGCTCACATCGCTGAGCAATGGCGTCCTTGCTGCCACCACCGTTGAGGACAATGGtgtcctccttggtgatggtgatggaacCAGTGGATCCAAGCATGTCGGGGGTggccttgtcaagcttgatgtcaagctcatcagTGAAGACGGTACCGTCGGTAAGGATGGCGAGATCGCCGAGGATGGACTTGCGGTTGTCACCGAAACCAGGGGCCTTGACAGCAGCGACCTGGAGCTGGCCACGGAGCTTGTTCAGGATGCAGACAGCAAGAGCCTCACCCTCAATGTCCTCAGCAATGATGACCAGAGGTCGGCGCTGCTGGGTGGAGACCTCAAGAGCGGGGATGATGTCTTGGACAGCagagatcttcttctcggagaggaggatgagaggGTTCTCAAACTCGACCTTCTGGGACTTGGTGTCGGTGATGAAGTAGGGGGAGACGAATCCACGGTCGAATCGCATACCCTCGGTaacctcaagctcatcggcaacggtcttgccctccttgcAGGTGATGACACCCTCCTTGCCAACCTTCTCCATGGCGTTGGCAATCATCTGACCAATGTGGACGTCGCCGTTGGCAGAGATGGTAGCGACCTGAGCGATCTCagcgctggtggtgatgtctcgcttgttcttctggaggaACTGGACGACggcctcaacagcagcctggATACCGCGGCGGAGGTCCATGGGGTTGCAGCCGGCGGCAACGTTCTTGACAGTCTCGGAGAAGATGGCACGGGCGAGAACAGTAGCGGTGGTGGTACCGTCACCGGCGAcctcgttggtcttggaagcAACATCCTGGAGGAGCTTGGCACCGAGGTTCTCGAACTTGTCCTTGAGGCTCACAGCGCGGGCAACGGTAACACCATCTATAATGAGTTAGTTTGAAGTTTGCAAATAGTCTTTTGGAGGTTATACAAACCCTTGGTGATCTTGGGAGAGCCAAAGCTGGACTCAATGAGGACATTTCGGCCCTTGGGACCGAGTGTGGTAGCAACGGCCTTGGCGAGGGTGTCGACACCAGCGAGGAGAGCGGCACGACCCTCAACACCGAACTTGAGCTCCTATATAAATTGTTAGCGGGCAATTCGACTGTCATGGCGTCCGAGTGCCATCATACCTTGTGAGCAAATCGGACCTGCTGGCTGAGGCTGCCGGCTCGGTACTTGGTGGCTGCCGAGGACAGAGCAGAGGCTCGGGCCCGGGTGTTCAATGCGCGCTGCATGATTGTGTAATTATGGGGTATATGGTAGAACTAcaagaaaaggagaaaagtGAAACGCTCGTGAGGAATTCGACCTTGGGGAGAGAGGACGGACGAGTAAAAGAGGTTGGGAGAGGTGAGGGAGACAAAAGGTTGAGTTCATATGATGGCGAGCGACTGAGAAGCTCCCAAAAAAATGGAATCGTCCCCGTCGCTCGGAGTGTCGGATTCGGTGAAACCCAGAAGCGACGCTAAACCTAATGTGTACAAGCGCCACCGGCCATTGACTTCTACACCTTTCCAACGACATCTGTGAAGCTCGCTACTAAACGCCCTGGAACATTTGGAAACGGGGCAGTTGAAGGCCTGGAACTCATATTACCGGAGCCATAGCCGAGGACGGCACTGACAGCAGCCCAAATAGAGCCTCTGACTGGATGGATACTGACGGGTCACGCTCGGCTTTCAATGTCCTAGGACGTCCAAGTCAattctctccatctccacgagcaagaagaaaaaggactAGGTAGGCAGACTCCACTCCTAATGTTGCATGACAAATTAATTGTCTGGGGTTCGCCGATTTTCCATGGGGCTCAACCGTGTAAGTTGTCTGGCTAGCATCCACAAGATGCCtagtctttggtgtttctgcaGCCTATACCATGCCCAAGGCTACTGCATAGACCCTGGAGTGATGATTGGTCATGTTTGTTGTCATTACAAAAATCCTTCCTATAGTTAAAGTCCATGCCGAGACACATGAGATGAGAATCTGGTTATGTACAACCCAaagcatcatggctggcgaACTGAGGATGATAATcaagagcagagcagagcagagcttAGACGCTTTCGATCAGATGGACATCACATGTGACAAGCGTTGTAGTTTCAAAATGTTATAAAGAATCAAATACCACTAAGCACACATAATAGCACGAACCAACTCCAATCCCGTATCGTTACAGCCAACTCGAAGGCCATGACAAGCACATGATATTGTCACTATGAAGGTACATCAAGTTGACCAAATCTGTGCCGTATATGCACTCCATTTTCATGATGAACACTAATACTCAGTTCCGTCCCCCATCTAGTTGTGCGCAATGCGGCGGCGCTTGAACTTGCTGACCATGCGGTAGAGCGAGGATCGCTCACTTCGCTCAGGGAACTCGGCGTCAGTGgtagccttcttcttctcgggcTTCTTGTAAGCGGCCCAAATCTGGGTGTTGAGTTCGGGCTTGTCGTCGGCGTCGACGGTCATGTCGCTTGAGGACACGCTCTCGTTCTCAGACATGCCGTAGGGAACACCTTGCTGCCAGATATCAACAGCAGACTCGAGAGCCTGGCGGGCGTGCATCCGAGCAGTCTCCTCAATGGAGTCCTCGAaggccttcttgatgacttgaGGGAGCTCGTACGAGAGGTTGCTGACAAGCTGGTTGGCGCTTGCGAGGTTCTGGGCAGTGGCGTAGTTGTTGTAGGCCTGAGGCTCAAGAAGGTCTTGCATGCGAGCAATGTGGTCATGCTGGACCTTGAGCTGATCTCGCACGGCTTGGTTCTGCTTCTCGAGAGCGTCGttttgcttcttgaagaaacgaCTTTCCTTgcgaagagagaaggatTGGTTCTGGAGAAGGTCATACTGCTTCTGAAGAGtatggtcttgttgctggACAATGTGACTCTGGTGCTGAAGGATACCAGCCTGATGCTGCGTGAggttgtcttgtcgctggaTGAGACTACTCTGGTGTCGAAGCATGCCTGCATGATGCTGGGCGAGGTTGCCCTGCTGCTGGAGAATGCCGGCATTTTGCTGAAGAGTGGCACCGAGGCGCTGGGCCAGTGACTTCTGTTTCGCAGCGAGAAGCACttgcttctcaacagcatACTCGTGAGCTTTGAATAACTCGCTCTGCTGCTTGAGAAGACCAGTGTGCTGTTTGACATTGGCAGAGAATCTACCAACATTCATGCGAAGAGGCCCGGTAGCGTCAGCAATGCCCTGCTCAATAGTGTGCTCGACCATGGAGCAcatgtcatcgtcaacgttgatgagatcatGCTCAGTGGGTCGACGAACCATGGCGTTAGAAGCGTTGTAGTAGTGTTGctcattctcaacagcctGAAGGTAGTGGTTGACACGACGAGCGGCTTCTTGCTGGTTATCGCGGTGCTGAGAGGCGGCACGCTGTTGGATACCCAAGGCAATTTGCTCTCGGAGGTGGACATACGAAGGGGGGGCATGCTCAAGATGGTTACCACGAACACGTCGAAGATGAACGAGCGAGTTGAAGTCGTCTGTGACAGCGTGAACATCGAGAGAAGTCTCTGTGGTGGCAGGAAGCTCTCCGTTGTGTCGGGCTTCAGCGACCGACAGATACATCAACTTGATCTCGTCGCTTGTGTAAGCCTGGCCATTTCGAACAATTATCTTTCCCTCGGGGTTCAAAGGGCAGTGGCTTTGATGGGGAATGTCAGGTCGGGGGAGGAAAGCCTCGATGGGTGACTCGGGAGGAGAATCATCCCCGACAGAAGTGTTGCTCTCGAGAGAAGGCTCGTACTTGGAAGTAGTGGAGTCCTCAatgatctcatcctcgtgagcaacagcaagcttctcgaggCGAGCAACGACAGGGCACATGGCATCGTAGTCAGGTGTAATAGTGCCAGGCTCGGAGTCGTTGTCCTCGAAGGTGACCTCCAGAGGAGTGCGAGGAGGAGTAGAATCCCACATGATGAATACTCGTCGGATAGCAATGAAGCTCAATACTAGTAGCAAAATTGCTTTCTTCGACACGAGTATAGAGAGATGAGTGCGCCTTGGAGGTGTTAGCTCGAGATCAGAGGATGTGCAGAGGATGTAATGAACACTCACGAGAAGCAGATTCCACTCGAAGCTTTTCAGAAAGattcttggagaagaagataaAATTGGCTTTAGCAACGATATTCAACGTAAATAGAATAAacgatggtggtggtgaagctcGATGCTGGTGGTAGAGAAAGCCAACTGTGAGCGTgggtgaagaagaagagaagagctcAGAACCCGAGAGCAGGAGAACTGAGGGTATGCGGAGTCAAACGCAGCTTTAGCACCCCCTCAATTGGATCAATTAACAAAAGCTACCTATTGTTCTATTCATGTTTGAGCGCAACAATTTGACTTGCATGCACGCTGTGGGGCTTTGATGGCCGCACTTAAACTGGCGTTGACAATTCCTGGCAGCTGGCCAACAGGTGCCAAACGGCGCGTTCGATTTCATCTCGAATTTTTGAGTAAAACTGTGCGTTTAGTTTTCAGCGGGCAGTGTGTTTCTGCGCACCCGAGCGAGCGGAGTTCATCCCGTCTCGTAGACGTTGGCACAGTCAAACATACAATACCAACACTCCTTCATTGGGAGTTTGAGATAGATAATCACTTTTTGATTACAGCGAGATGATGAAGTATGAGAATCTTGCATGGACTTTTACATTAATAATGGCCCATGAATTGTGACTACTTGAATGTCCTGTGATTCTCCTCAATCTGATGCACTGCTACCCCAACTCTGCGCATACGCTGTCACATCCTGATCAGATATCTAGCTTGCCATGAGATCGGTACATTCCGTAGCATTCCTCCCGTTCAAAATCATGTCCTTCTCCATGTGTGTCTTGGTTGAAGTGCTTAAGACTCGTCAGAGGCGGGAACGTCTGTAGTAGATAAGTCAGTAAATAATGAACAGGCAAATGGATCGAGAATCGCATACCAGAGAGAGACTTGGGAGACTCGGCAGAAGCTTCGtcctgctcttcttccttcttctctactacttcttccttcttgaccttgcgctTGGTAGCAGaagccttggacttgggcttgggctcctcctcatcgtcggactccttcttggccttggcgcGAGGAGTTCGGGGCTTTTTAGCACTGCCAGTTGTCtcgcccttggccttgcgcTTTCCAGGTGTGGTAGGAGTGGCAGGAGGGCTGTCGCCATTTCCATCGCCGTTGTTGGCGGCGACAAGGGCGCCAGGGCGAGAGATACCATGAGCCTTGAGCATACGCTCATATCGCTTTTGACTGTTTGATCATAGGTCAGCATCCGTAGTGGAGGCGAGGGAAAGCATGTACTTACGCAGCGGCCTTGCTGACGATGCTAAGCTCATCGGCGACAGCCTGAAAGTCAGGCTAAGACTGTCAGTATCGGACATTGAAGTGCGGGAGCTTGTATGACATACTCGGCCGTTACTTGTGTGTCCAATGCAGGACACAAGGAACTTCACCTGGTCGGCGGGCTCTGCCTTAGACATGATGACGAATGTTTGGTCTAGATAGAGTGAGTGACAAATAAGAGATGGAAGTAAGACGATAATAGAATATAggatgaaggatgaagagtgTCTCAGAGCATACAgtgtttgatgttggtgttgtggTTGAGTGTGCTGGTGATCAAGTGTAAACAGGagggaagatgatgggaggATGAAAGGTGGGAGAAGAGACGAGGGGAGTCCGAGTTGGTtcaaggaaacaaagacTAAACTAATTTGAACGGCATACCACAACAAACGCTGGCTGCCACAGGCAAGGCAACAGTTCACGACTACTAAGTGACTTGAAAGACGGGACGAAGAGGCAGCAACCAAACATAACACTCCACCACTTTTTCTCCTACGTGACATTTTTACAGGTATGGAACGTAGCAATGCAATACAACTCACCGTAGTAGCCGGCTAGATACTGGAAGAAGCACCGGGCGttttcaaaaaaaaaaatcgtATGCAACGACTCTGACCTGACAGTTgctgccagctgccagctTGAATGCTGGTACGGAGGTACCAAAAGCAGCCGATTGTCCGCACACTGGGTCATAGAGGAGATCAAAAGTGTCTGAATGATTTTTGGGGTATGAAATTATCGTGCAAAATGCTTCGGAGCTCGTAGATGATATTTTCATAACTGAGGTGCCCAAAGTGGCCATTCAGGGGTAAGTCCATTTGACGTATTCGTAGTGACACTCAGCAATATCTTCTTGTATTTGATAAACTGCAGTCACAGGACCTCTCGATGGGAAATTTGACGATATATTTTCCATGACACACGGGTTGGTTAAATTCATTCAATAAGTTTGGCGTGCGGCTTTGACACCAAATTGAAATCGATGTGACCAGCACTTGTAATCACCACCAAATTAAAGCTTCAGATGTTTGCTCAAAGTCTCATTTTCATTGTTTCAATGTATCGAGGGTATTCTTAGCCGGATCCCTTGGATCTCATTGGAGATGTCGCAGTGCAAATCATGCACAATACATCTTCCACGGTATCATTCCCTCAATGTGTCCATAGGCAAACCACTTAATccatatcctcatcctcattctcAGACTTGACATTCTTGCTCTCTGGCTTTacctcatctttgacatcctcgtcatcttcgtcgtcgtcctcgggctcagtcttcttggccaCCTTCTTGGCGGCAGGCTTGCGGGGGGTGCGAGGAGCGCGAGGCTTcttggtgaccttgtctCCAGCCGCGGCAGCAGGACCCTTGCGAGGGCTAGCAGTGGCAGAATCACCGCGCCAGCCATGGCGGACCGACATCTGGCGGAAACGTTCCTTGGCGCATTTGGCgtccttgaggctgagggtCTGGGCGACGGCGTCCCAGTCGGCATCGGGCTTCTGGGTCATATTGTCAAAGATAGCCTTGATGAATCGAAGTTCACCATCAGTGAGGCCAGTGGGGGAGCCATCCTCGCCGgagctcttcttggcaggcATGATGATTGATAGACTGCGTTCGTGTCAGTGTTTGATGAAAGGGCTAGGTGGTTGTAAGAAATACTGACAGTGATGAGTGTTTGCAAGATATTGATAGTGTAGAGTTAAAAGTTCCCTTGAGGTTAGGAACTTTTGGCTGTGTGTGGATTGTGTGTTGGTAGAGAAGTCAGGTTGTGAGGATGGAAAGATTGAGTGGGAGGATGGCAGGAGGAGGGGTTTTATGGCTGGGACCAGGCAAGACGAGTGCCAGAGCAGGAGGATGAATTTTGAGCTAGCCTACATTAACAAAACGAAACAGACGTCCAGAATCACTATTGTCAGTTGTGGTCACAGCAACAATAGCAAGCTTGCGGTAGCGGTCACTTGCAAGCAGCTGCGGGCGGGCATGCACAGGCAGCAAAGGCGGAGAAAGATAACTGCAGGCATACCGCTCCAAGTAGACGTAAATTATTGATACTATCGCTTGATTGCATTCATCCGCAAAATAATGAACTACCT is drawn from Fusarium graminearum PH-1 chromosome 3, whole genome shotgun sequence and contains these coding sequences:
- a CDS encoding heat shock protein 60, whose translation is MQRALNTRARASALSSAATKYRAGSLSQQVRFAHKELKFGVEGRAALLAGVDTLAKAVATTLGPKGRNVLIESSFGSPKITKDGVTVARAVSLKDKFENLGAKLLQDVASKTNEVAGDGTTTATVLARAIFSETVKNVAAGCNPMDLRRGIQAAVEAVVQFLQKNKRDITTSAEIAQVATISANGDVHIGQMIANAMEKVGKEGVITCKEGKTVADELEVTEGMRFDRGFVSPYFITDTKSQKVEFENPLILLSEKKISAVQDIIPALEVSTQQRRPLVIIAEDIEGEALAVCILNKLRGQLQVAAVKAPGFGDNRKSILGDLAILTDGTVFTDELDIKLDKATPDMLGSTGSITITKEDTIVLNGGGSKDAIAQRCEQIRGVIADPTTSEYEKEKLQERLAKLSGGVAVIKVGGSSEVEVGEKKDRFVDALNATRAAVEEGILPGGGTALIKASAQALNEVPTANFDQQLGVSIVKNAITRPARTIIENAGLESSVVVGKLTDEHAADFNKGFDSAKGEYVDMINAGILDPFKVVRTGLIDASGVASLLGTTEVAIVDAPEEKGAGGPPMGGMGGMGGMGGMGGMM